The following DNA comes from Streptomyces globosus.
TTGAAGGAGATCAGCCCGTCCATGGCGTAGTTCAGCAGGGAGCCGAACCTCCACTTGGTCTCCCCCGCCTCCCGCCGGGCGTTGCGGTAGTCGAAGTGGACGGTGTCGAAGCCGATCCAGGAGAAGAGGCCCTTGGAGAAGCGGTTGTACTCCGGCAGCGACAGCAGCGCGTCCACGGCGGACCGCGACAGCATCCGGAAGTCGCCCACGCCGTCGGTGAGTTCGACGTCGACCCAGCGGTTGACGCCGCGGTAGTAGAGGCGGCTGAGGGCGGAGCGGAGCCGCTTGTCGCCCTCGCGGTTGCGGCGGGCGATGATCTGGTCGTGGCCCTGCCGGTGGTAGTCGAGCATGGTGGCGATGAGCTCCGGCGGGTGCTGGAGGTCCGCGTCCATGATCACGACGGCGTCGCCGGAGGCCTCGCGCAGGCCGGCGAGCATGCCGGCCTCCTTGCCGAAGTTCCGGCTGAAGGAGACGTAGCGGGTGGAGTCCGCGTACTCGGCCGCGATCTTGCGGAGTTTGCCGAGGGTTCCGTCGCGGCTGCCGTCGTCCACATAGCAGACCTCGTACTCGACCGGCAGGGAGTCCAGCACTCTGCGGATCTCCCGGTCGAAGCTGTCGATCACGGCTTCTTCGTTGTAGCAGGGAACCACTACGGACAGCTTCGTCATGAACACTTCCTGCGGGGGTCCGAACGGGTGAGGGACGACCACCGGACCAGCCACGCGCCTTTCCTCAAAAGTATGCACGCCGAGGGTCGGCCTGCCTGAGATCCCTGCGGCACACGGTAGCTTTGACGGGTTAAGCGGAATGGAACGAAGGGATCGAGGTGCACGTGCCTGACGTCTCCGTGGTCGTCATCGTCTACAACGACGAAGAGCGTCTGCCGACAGCCGTCCGGTCGGTTTTGGACCAGACGCTGCACGGGGTCGAAGTCGTGATCGTCGACGACTGCAGCAAGGACCGGTCGTACGCGGTCGCACAGGAGCTCGAAGCCGCCCACCCCGGCCGGGTCCGCGCCTTCCGGCTGCCCGAGAACAGCGGCGGCTGCGGAGCCCCCCGCAACCACGGCATCCGGCAGGCCGCCGGCACCTACGTGATGTTCCTCGACAGCGACGACGTCCTGGAGCGGAACGCCTGCCGCAACATGCTGGAAGCGGCCGAGCGGACCGGCTCCGACCTGGTCTCCGGCATGTGCGTGCGGGTGCACCTCGACAACCGCTGGGGCAAGACCACCGAGTGGTACCCGTGGATCTACTCCCGCACCCGCACCCTGGAGTCGATCACCGAGTTCCCCGACCTGCTGGTCTACGACACGCTGTCGACGAACAAGTGCTACCGGCGCTCCTTCCTGCTGGAGCAGGGCCTGGAGTTCCCCGTCGGCATCCACTACGAGGACCTGCTGTTCTCCGCCCAGGCGTACGTCGCCGCCCGCCGCATCACGCTGATCCCGAACCAGGTCTACCGCTGGAACGTCGTCGAGAAGGCCGCCTCGAAGTCGATCAGCAACCGGCGCCACGAGATCGCCAACTTCGTGCACCGCATGGAGATCCACCGCCGGGTCGACGAGCTGCTGGCCTCCAAGGGCTACACCGACATCAAGACCGCGAAGGACGCCAAGTTCCTCAAGCACGACCTCGTGCTGCACCTGCGCGACCTGCCGCTGCTCGGCGACGCCTACCGCCAGGAGTTCGCCCGCCTGGCCAACGGCTACCTGGCCACCATCGACCCCGCCGCCTACGAGCACGTCACCCACCTCCAGGCGATCTGCGCCTACCTGCTCGGCAAGGAGGACTGGGACAACCTCCTCCCGGCCGCCGACGCCATGGTCAACAAGGGCCGGCTGACCTCCCCGCTCGCCGAGCGCGACGGCCGCGTCTACTGGTGCGCGAACCACATCGACGACCCGGCCGACACCGAGGCCCGCCGGATACTGGACGTCACCGCGCAGGGCTTCCACACCACCCCGCTCACGGGCCTCACCCTCGGCAACCGCCTCACCTCCTACGAGGACGACGGCCGCGGCACCGTCACCCTGTCCGGATCGATCGTGAACCCGCTGCGCCGCATCGGCCCCGACGCGGAGCTCTCCGCGGTGCTGGAGCTGCGCGCCCGCCGGCAGATCGGCGTCCGCTCCTTCAGCTTCCCTGCGGCAACCGTCCGACACGCGGGTGACACGATCGAGTGGACCGCCACCGCCGACATCGCCGGCACCGTGCGCCCCCTCGGCATCGTCGACGCCGTCTGGGACGTCCGCCTGCGCCTCGACGCCGGCGGCGAGCGCATCGTCACCCGCGTCTCCACCGCCGGCCTCGACCTCGATGCGGCGGCCCGCCTGCGGGTCCGCCCCCGCCTCACCCGGCTGGTCTCCGACCGCTTCGAGCCCGAGGTCACCAAGAAGGGCAACCTCTCCTACGTCCTGACCGCCGAGGGGCCCGCCGCCGTCCGCACCCAGGCCCTCATCACCGGCGCCATGCACGGCAAGGCCGCCGGCGTCGTCAAGCGCGGGCTGCGCAAGGCCCTGCGCGCCCGCCGGAACCTCGGCTCGGGCGAGCAGAAGGTCCGCGTGTACCACGAGGTCTTCTCGAAGCTGCCGGTCAGGAAGGGCCTGGTCGTCTTCGAGAGCCACATGGGCAAGCAGTACAGCGACAGCCCGAAGGCGATCTACGAGGAGATGGTCCGCCAGGGCGTCCCCTTCGAGGCGGTCTGGTCCTACGCGGGCGCCAAGCCGACCGGCTTCCCGAAGGAGGCCACCCTGGTCAAGCGCTGGAGCTGGCAGTACCTGCGCGCCCTTGCCCAGGCCGAGTTCTGGATCGACAACCAGGGCTTCCCCCTCGCCCTGACCAAGCGCGAGGGCACCACGTACATCCAGACCTGGCACGGCTCGGCCCTCAAGCGGATGGGCTTCCACGAGCCGCGCACCAAGGCGCAGGGCCGCGCCGCCCAGGACCGGTTCCAGGCGGCCGTGGACCGCTTCGACCACTTCCTCGTCCGCTCCGAGCACGACGTCCGCACCCTCGCCAAGGGCTTCCGCCTGCGCGACGAGGTCCTGCTGCGCGCCGGCTACCCCCGCAACGACGCCCTCGTGGAGGCGCACCGCGCCGAGGCGCAGAGCGGGGAGCGGGTCCGCGGCCCGCTCGCCGCCGAGCTGGGCATCGACCCGGACAAGCGGGTGCTGCTGTACGCGCCCACCTTCCGGGCCAACGCGGAGGGCGCCGTCGAGGGGTTCGAGTTCCCCTTCGACGTGGAGGAGTTCGCGGACCGCCTCGGCGACCGCTTCACCCTGCTGGTGCGCACGCACTACCTCAACAGCGTCTCCCTGCCGCCGTCGGTCGCGGGCCGCGTCGTCGACGTCTCCCGGCACCACGACGTCACCCCGCTGCTGGCCCTCGCCGACGGGCTGATCACCGACTACTCGTCCGTGATGTTCGACTACGCGGTCCTGGACCGGCCGATGCTGTTCTTCGCGTACGACTACGACAGCTACGCGGGCGACATCCGCGGCACGTACTTCGACCTGAAGGAGAAGGCCCCCGGGCCGGTCGTGGCCACCGCCGAGGAGCTCTTCCAGGCCGTCGCCGCCTTCGACGAGGCGGACGCCAAGTACGCGGAGGCGCGCCAGCGCTTCCTCACCGAGTTCGGCGAGTACGACCGCGGCGACGCAGCCCGCCGGATCGTCGAGAAGTTCTTCACCAGGAGCGGAAAGTGAGCCAGCAGACCGC
Coding sequences within:
- a CDS encoding glycosyltransferase family 2 protein, with protein sequence MTKLSVVVPCYNEEAVIDSFDREIRRVLDSLPVEYEVCYVDDGSRDGTLGKLRKIAAEYADSTRYVSFSRNFGKEAGMLAGLREASGDAVVIMDADLQHPPELIATMLDYHRQGHDQIIARRNREGDKRLRSALSRLYYRGVNRWVDVELTDGVGDFRMLSRSAVDALLSLPEYNRFSKGLFSWIGFDTVHFDYRNARREAGETKWRFGSLLNYAMDGLISFNSRPLRIGIWAGASLVALTAVYALWVAVAAMTRGVDAPGYVTLVAIIVGIGGVQMVMLGLIGEYIGRIYYETKRRPHFLVKESHGADVRPRPAAAAAAAAVLRAERERGGPAAAGPAPLTADGEVPRT
- a CDS encoding bifunctional glycosyltransferase/CDP-glycerol:glycerophosphate glycerophosphotransferase, with protein sequence MHVPDVSVVVIVYNDEERLPTAVRSVLDQTLHGVEVVIVDDCSKDRSYAVAQELEAAHPGRVRAFRLPENSGGCGAPRNHGIRQAAGTYVMFLDSDDVLERNACRNMLEAAERTGSDLVSGMCVRVHLDNRWGKTTEWYPWIYSRTRTLESITEFPDLLVYDTLSTNKCYRRSFLLEQGLEFPVGIHYEDLLFSAQAYVAARRITLIPNQVYRWNVVEKAASKSISNRRHEIANFVHRMEIHRRVDELLASKGYTDIKTAKDAKFLKHDLVLHLRDLPLLGDAYRQEFARLANGYLATIDPAAYEHVTHLQAICAYLLGKEDWDNLLPAADAMVNKGRLTSPLAERDGRVYWCANHIDDPADTEARRILDVTAQGFHTTPLTGLTLGNRLTSYEDDGRGTVTLSGSIVNPLRRIGPDAELSAVLELRARRQIGVRSFSFPAATVRHAGDTIEWTATADIAGTVRPLGIVDAVWDVRLRLDAGGERIVTRVSTAGLDLDAAARLRVRPRLTRLVSDRFEPEVTKKGNLSYVLTAEGPAAVRTQALITGAMHGKAAGVVKRGLRKALRARRNLGSGEQKVRVYHEVFSKLPVRKGLVVFESHMGKQYSDSPKAIYEEMVRQGVPFEAVWSYAGAKPTGFPKEATLVKRWSWQYLRALAQAEFWIDNQGFPLALTKREGTTYIQTWHGSALKRMGFHEPRTKAQGRAAQDRFQAAVDRFDHFLVRSEHDVRTLAKGFRLRDEVLLRAGYPRNDALVEAHRAEAQSGERVRGPLAAELGIDPDKRVLLYAPTFRANAEGAVEGFEFPFDVEEFADRLGDRFTLLVRTHYLNSVSLPPSVAGRVVDVSRHHDVTPLLALADGLITDYSSVMFDYAVLDRPMLFFAYDYDSYAGDIRGTYFDLKEKAPGPVVATAEELFQAVAAFDEADAKYAEARQRFLTEFGEYDRGDAARRIVEKFFTRSGK